Genomic DNA from Solanum pennellii chromosome 3, SPENNV200:
AGGATGGAGTCAAGCAACCCAAAGGTCATCACATGTAAAGGTGAGTAATCATGGAGATTGAGatgtagttttttttctttattttaacaTTATGACAAGTGTGCGTGCAGCTGCAGTAGTATGGAAGGAGGGGGAGATGATGAAGATCGAAGAGATacaagtggatccacctaaatcAAATGAAGTTCGAATTAAGATGCTCTTTGCCAGTTTGTGCCACACTGATATTATCGCTTCCAATGGCTTTCCCATTGTGTGTTACTCTGTTTCCCTTTCATTCTTCTCATCTTTAATTTTCTAACTAATTTGGATCCATCGGtttgtttgatttgtttttcttctttcctcTCCAGCCTTTATTTCCTCGAGTTCTTGGACATGAAGGAGTTGGGTAGGAAAATCTTCTCTCTCTGTTTCATTCTATGCAGAACATGTACCGATCTAGGAAAGGGCCGGACCACAAGGGTCTACTACATGTAACCTTACTCTGCATTTCAGCAAGAGACTGTTTGCATGGCTCTGACCTGTGATGGCAACAATTTTACTAGTTATGCCACGACTCCCCTTAATTCTCCAATGCGAAAGATGATCTAGTTAATTCTTGCAAATTGATTCATTTAGCCAATCTCGACTTATTTGAATTTGCAGCATGATAGAAAGTGTAGGAGAAAATGTGACAAATCTTAAAGAAGGAGATATTGTGATTCCACTTTACTTGGGAGAATGCAGAGAATGCCCAAATTGCAAGTCAGGAAAGTCCAATTTATGTCACGAATATCACTTGACCCTTTCTGGCCTAATGCTGGATGACACATCAAGAATGTCCATTCATGGAGGACAAGTACTATACCAACTTTTTAGTTGCGCTACTTGGTCCGAATATACAGTTATTAATGTCAATTACGTAATCAAGGTTGATCCTCAGAAGATTTCGCTTCAACATGCTAGCTTGCTTTGTTGTGGATTTACAACAGGTTATGGAGCAACATGGAGAGAAGTTCATGTTGAAAAGGGATCAACTGTTGCTGTACTAGGTCTTGGTGCTGTAGGACTTGGAGTGAGTACTACTACCTTTTGACTTAGCTCGATTTTTAAATGTAACACGATATATAAAAGTggtactaataaaataaattcatgatgtatgaaaaatatttgcaGGCGATTGAGGGAGCTCGAAGTCAAGGGGCATCAAAAATAATTGGTGTTGATATAAATGAATTGAAGCAGGGGAAAGGAGAAGTGTTTGGAATGACGGACTTCATTAACCCTAAAGAATCCAAGACATCAGTTTCGGAGATGATAAAAGATGTTACTGAAGGCTTAGGTGTTGATTATGTTTTCGAATGTACTGGGATTCCGTCCATGCTTAATGAAGCAATTGAAGCCTCAAAATTGGTAAAAAGATAGTTATTCTATACTTTGTTGATAAAACAGATAAACAAACATATACAAAAACTTATTAACATTATATACTTCTTGTTGATCTCAATTACTATTAGGGAATTGGGACAATTGTTGTAATTGGTGCAGGACATGGACTTACTAGAGAACTCAACTTAGTTTCCTTATTATGTGGTCGAACATTGAAAGGTTCAATATATGGTGGAATAAGACTTCACTCTGATCTTCCTGTTCTACTTCATAGATGCTCAAATAAGGTACAATTTTCGTTACCTCGTTCCATAACAGAGGCAAGATTTTTATAAAGAAGTTTATGTGGTCAAACatactaattaatttttatttactttggcatttgaaatctttttggactgatattgatttttttttcttcaggaGATTCAACTAGATGAGCTTATAACTCATCAAGTTTCGTTGACTGAAATCAGCCAATCAtttgagttgttgaaagatcCACATTGTATCAAGATTATTATCAAGTTCTaagaaattaaatcaattttatcaCAGCTTGAAGACTTAAATATCAGAAATAACAATGTAGAGTTAAATTATTTACTCAATTATGAAATTGGCTTAATTTATGCACCATTTGTTGTAGGTGTATGATTAGCaaataaacattgtattgttttgttttgttataaATAAATGTGTATGGCCATGTGGCTCATACACTATTGCAAAACTGATAGTCAAGTACTATTAGAATTGTAGCAAAACTTGTCCCCAAGTTTTAATTTTAGGGCTTATAAATAGCCCTTTTTCTCtataatatatagatataaaaaatGGTGAAAAGAAAGTATAGTGCAGGAGTACACTTGCTAGTTTCTCCTATTTACAAAATACTTTCTTATTTGTGAACTCAACATAATTagtgatatataaaaatacatttaactttATTGAGAGATTCTTTAGCCGAcgaccatcactatgagctacaTGATAAT
This window encodes:
- the LOC107012913 gene encoding alcohol dehydrogenase-like 1 isoform X1: MESSNPKVITCKAAVVWKEGEMMKIEEIQVDPPKSNEVRIKMLFASLCHTDIIASNGFPIPLFPRVLGHEGVGMIESVGENVTNLKEGDIVIPLYLGECRECPNCKSGKSNLCHEYHLTLSGLMLDDTSRMSIHGGQVLYQLFSCATWSEYTVINVNYVIKVDPQKISLQHASLLCCGFTTGYGATWREVHVEKGSTVAVLGLGAVGLGAIEGARSQGASKIIGVDINELKQGKGEVFGMTDFINPKESKTSVSEMIKDVTEGLGVDYVFECTGIPSMLNEAIEASKLGIGTIVVIGAGHGLTRELNLVSLLCGRTLKGSIYGGIRLHSDLPVLLHRCSNKEIQLDELITHQVSLTEISQSFELLKDPHCIKIIIKF
- the LOC107012913 gene encoding alcohol dehydrogenase-like 1 isoform X2, which encodes MESSNPKVITCKVVWKEGEMMKIEEIQVDPPKSNEVRIKMLFASLCHTDIIASNGFPIPLFPRVLGHEGVGMIESVGENVTNLKEGDIVIPLYLGECRECPNCKSGKSNLCHEYHLTLSGLMLDDTSRMSIHGGQVLYQLFSCATWSEYTVINVNYVIKVDPQKISLQHASLLCCGFTTGYGATWREVHVEKGSTVAVLGLGAVGLGAIEGARSQGASKIIGVDINELKQGKGEVFGMTDFINPKESKTSVSEMIKDVTEGLGVDYVFECTGIPSMLNEAIEASKLGIGTIVVIGAGHGLTRELNLVSLLCGRTLKGSIYGGIRLHSDLPVLLHRCSNKEIQLDELITHQVSLTEISQSFELLKDPHCIKIIIKF
- the LOC107012913 gene encoding alcohol dehydrogenase-like 1 isoform X3 — protein: MIESVGENVTNLKEGDIVIPLYLGECRECPNCKSGKSNLCHEYHLTLSGLMLDDTSRMSIHGGQVLYQLFSCATWSEYTVINVNYVIKVDPQKISLQHASLLCCGFTTGYGATWREVHVEKGSTVAVLGLGAVGLGAIEGARSQGASKIIGVDINELKQGKGEVFGMTDFINPKESKTSVSEMIKDVTEGLGVDYVFECTGIPSMLNEAIEASKLGIGTIVVIGAGHGLTRELNLVSLLCGRTLKGSIYGGIRLHSDLPVLLHRCSNKEIQLDELITHQVSLTEISQSFELLKDPHCIKIIIKF